The Vicia villosa cultivar HV-30 ecotype Madison, WI linkage group LG1, Vvil1.0, whole genome shotgun sequence genome includes a region encoding these proteins:
- the LOC131651964 gene encoding uncharacterized protein LOC131651964 — protein MVTDVVKNTGPQTSIARKRRKLILKAKRDYRNRVRSSNLTSHLNHNFTSSATYETTIETAMARKRRKIILDNRKRLRNLFNTEVSRVQNTNNIVSQSQNMDHASTSNHNMSSQNMDHASTSNHNMSVGSHYQDNDDSNSDNNLNSSNSSDSDEDSVPAQLQEAHLQEYYDIGDQNYECAHCQACMWYQEKVNRHKITATPRFHRCCRGGKIVLPFLEQPPQVLQDLLFNKTYSDSKNYQANIRTYNAMFSFTSPGMKFDTTYSKRGGPPTLRLQGQTCHRIGTLLPETGQAPDNKGIERPVVNKLKMMLDEHNVHAKAFRMARDVLRTNSFTDLKLKLISDRSEDGRVYNKPTVSEVAALIVGDIDSADKRDILIQRRNGGLQRIDEFHPAYLAYQYPLIFPYGEDGYRKNIMHRYRHETEVTRRNRQSIKDWFSYRLQQRHKEAKTLLYSRRLFQQFLVDGYAMMESERLNWLRDNQSKLRVGKYNNLTTQTDGDRRNEHQKRGKRVVLPSTFVGSKRYMDQLYFDGMTISSRLEFPDLFVTFTCNANWPEIKRALSGTGLQPHDRPDIISKVFKIKFDTLMDDITKHHVVGKVIAYMYTIEFQKRGLPHAHILIFLHPQSKYPTPSNIDNIISAEILDPTVHPNLYKLVKAHMMHGPCGLARMTSQCMKNGRCSKYYPKKFIEHTIVDAEGYPLYVSPSEACWRIYSYNIHGRKPAVERMFYHLVGEKPIYYTDYARMENVLETASVTESIENGNRGKKGFTIGRLIWVPPTTGELFYLRMMLTVAKGPTTYEEIRTVDNIQFDTFRDACFAMGFLEDDKEYIAAIKEASH, from the exons ATGGTAACAGATGTTGTTAAAAACACTGGTCCTCAAACATCCATTGCAAGAAAGAGGAGAAAACTTATTCTCAAAGCGAAGAGGGATTATCGAAACCGTGTCAGATCAAGCAACCTCACTTcccatttaaatcataattttacaTCCTCTGCAACATAtgaaaccactattgaaacggctATGGCTAGAAAGAGAAGGAAGATAATCTTGGATAACAGAAAAAGATTGAGAAATTTGTTCAATACTGAAGTTAGTAGGGTTCAAAATACAAACAACATTGTTAGTCAAAGTCAGAACATGGATCatgcatctacttcaaatcataaTATGTCAAGTCAGAACATGGATCATGCATCTACCTCAAATCATAATATGTCAGTTGGATCTCATTATCAAGACAATGATGACTCCAACtctgacaataatttaaattcttcTAATAGTTCCGACTCTGACGAGGATTCAGTCCCGGCACAATTACAGGAGGCCCATCTTCAAG AATATTACGATATTGGCGACCAAAATTATGAATGCGCACACTGCCAagcatgtatgtggtaccaagaAAAAGTGAATAGACACAAAATTACAGCAACTCCTCGCTTTCATCGTTGCTGCCGTGGAGGAAAAATTGTTCTCCCGTTCCTTGAACAACCTCCACAGGTGTTGCAAGATCttctatttaataaaacatattcagATAGTAAAAACTACCAGGCTAACATACGAACATACAACGCAATGTTCTCCTTCACCTCCCCTGGAATGAAGTTCGACACAACATACTCTAAAAGAGGAGGACCCCCTACTTTGAGACTGCAAGGTCAGACCTGTCATCGAATTGGTACACTACTGCCAGAAACCGGGCAAGCTCC GGACAACAAAGGCATCGAGCGCCCGGTTGTCAATAAGCTCAAGATGATGTTAGATGAGCACAATGTTCATGCCAAAGCTTTTAGAATGGCAAGGGATGTTTTAAGGACAAATTCTTTCACAGATTTAAAACTCAAGCTTATTTCTGATAGATCCGAAGATGGTCGTGTTTACAACAAACCTACTGTCTCAGAAGTGGCTGCACTCATTGTGGGAGACATTGATTCTGCTGATAAAAGGGACATCTTAATTCAGCGCCGCAATGGTGGTTTGCAACGAATAGATGAGTTTCACCCAGCATATTTGGCTTATCAGTATCCTCTTATATTTCCTTATGGGGAAGATGGTTACAGGAAAAATATAATGCACAGATATCGCCATGAAACTGAGGTCActaggagaaaccgtcaaagcaTTAAGGATTGGTTTTCTTACCGGTTACAACAACGTCACAAAGAGGCAAAAACACTACTTTACTCAAGACGCCTATTTCAACAATTCTTAGTCGACGGCTATGCTATGATGGAATCCGAACGACTGAATTGGTTGAGAGATAATCAATCGAAGTTAAGAGTgggaaaatataataatttgaccACTCAAACTGATGGCGATAGAAGAAATGAACACCAAAAGCGAGGAAAACGAGTTGTTCTGCCATCAACATTTGTTGGTAGCAAGAGATATATGGATCAACTATATTTTGACGGTATGACCATTTCAAGTCGATTGGAATTCCCTGATTTATTTGTTACTTTTACCTGCAACGCAAATTGGCCTGAAATTAAAAGAGCATTGTCAGGAACAGGCCTACAACCCCATGATAGGCCAGATATCATttcaaaagttttcaaaataaagTTTGATACCCTCATGGATGATATTACAAAACACCATGTCGTTGGAAAAGTGATTGCAT ATATGTACACCATTGAATTCCAAAAGCGGGGATTGCCACATGCTCACATCTTGATATTCCTACACCCTCAGAGCAAATACCCAACACCATCTAACATAGACAACATCATTTCTGCTGAAATTCTCGACCCGACTGTTCATCCCAATTTATACAAATTGGTTAAGGCACATATGATGCATGGACCCTGTGGCCTTGCGCGCATGACTTCACAATGTATGAAGAATGGACGATGTTCTAAATACTATCCCAAAAAGTTTATTGAACACACTATTGTTGATGCAGAGGGATATCCACT GTATGTCTCTCCCAGTGAAGCATGCTGGCGCATTTACTCTTACAATATTCATGGCAGAAAACCAGCTGTGGAACGTATGTTCTATCATTTGGTTGGGGAGAAACCTATCTACTATACAGATTATGCACGCATGGAAAATGTGCTGGAAACTGCAAGTGTGACTGAATCAAT AGAGAATGGAAACCGCGGAAAAAAAGGCTTCACCATTGGACGTCTCATATGGGTTCCGCCAACAACTGGTGAACTGTTTTACCTACGCATGATGCTGACGGTGGCAAAAGGACCAACAACTTATGAGGAAATCAGGACCGtggataacatccagtttgatACATTCAGAGATGCATGCTTTGCAATGGGATTTCTTGAAGACGACAAAGAATACATAGCTGCTATAAAGGAGGCAAGTCATTAG
- the LOC131651973 gene encoding uncharacterized protein LOC131651973, translating into MVGCGSYCCGSFTLPASHVVAVTPVERIAEINDGKELWKIVVRIHHRWNVVSNNKEHFEMIFVDKLGDDIHAVVPAPHVSVFTEKCLLGHTYIPCEINKFISDVVGMVDSIGYAQTESGAKKQQISTMLRDHSNNMLNCTLWESYADQFIRFNKVRVAASLPTVVLLQYAKVKEEGKYPLSVTNTYNVTLLCVDADFPVMKDFIDRMPGESRVTLSEQLGGNSQYSSQSSENQQLTPVQKLFSKAVVLPIAEIIQLTDVTFCATVATTKLLVASPFGWYYCACHMCQSIARGDSPPFECEAGLETMAEVLRYKIEIEVTHGGKSCNLSSGTENVKCFWVYLHPNFVTL; encoded by the exons TGTGGGAGTTTCACCCTCCCAGCTTCTCATGTTGTTGCAGTTAC GCCTGTTGAGAGAATAGCAGAGATCAATGATGGAAAAGAGCTTTGGAAGATTGTTGTTAGGATTCACCACAGATGGAATGTTGTGTCCAACAACAAGGAACATTTTGAAATGATCTTtgttgacaaattg GGAGATGATATTCATGCTGTTGTTCCAGCACCACATGTGTCGGTGTTCACTGAAAAATGCTTATTAGGGCATACTTATATT CCGtgtgaaattaataaatttatttcagATGTCGTTGGAATGGTGGATAGTATTGGTTATGCACAGACTGAGTCGGGCGCAAAGAAGCAGCAAATTAGCACGATGTTGCGTGACCACAg CAACAACATGTTGAACTGTACTCTGTGGGAATCATACGCGGATCAGTTCATCAGGTTTAACAAAGTTAGGGTTGCTGCATCACTCCCTACAGTTGTGTTGCTTCAGTATGCCAAAGTGAAGGAAGAAG GAAAGTATCCTCTGTCTGTGACAAACACCTACAATGTGACCCTTTTATGTGTTGATGCTGATTTTCCTGTCATGAAAGACTTTATTGATAG AATGCCTGGGGAGAGCAGGGTAACCCTGTCTGAACAACTCGGAGGGAATTCCCAATATTCCTCCCAGAGTTCTGAAAATCAACAGCTGACTCCTGTGCAAAAATTGTTCTCAAAGGCTGTTGTTTTGCCTATTGCTGAGATTATTCAACTTACGGAT GTTACATTTTGTGCTACTGTCGCTACAACAAAATTATTAGTAGCGTCTCCATTTGGATGGTACTATTGTGCCTGTCATATGTGTCAATCTATAGCGCGTGGGGACAGCCCCCCGTTTGAGTGTGAAGCTGGTCTTGAAACCATGGCTGAAGTCCTTAG GTATAAGATTGAGATTGAGGTTACTCATGGGGGCAAAAGCTGCAATTTGTCTTCTGGAACAGAGAATGTGAAATGCTTTTGGGTTTATCTGCATCCCAACTTCGTAACACTATGA